AATCatttatgttttgttattattttttaatggttttttttatattttttacgaaatccatatttttaagttgaaaGCATTTAACAGTTATAAAAAGTGAttatttgtgacttttttttaataactcttCATAAATTTATAGTTCGCcatcttttttaaaaagtatcgCAAGTATGGTTTAACAAGCGTGTTTCCTTGCCCTTCAATAACTGAACACCAAAActgtaaattataaaaaaagcaaaCTGTATGACGCAATTGCTAGGTATACACCGTCTGTCCAATTAGCAAAATGAATAATTGGAATTTTCGAAtatgtaattaaatcaaaatattattcagaTAGCAAATActaatttatatgaaaaaacgCATCGGTAGAAAACACCTACAAAACCAAAGACATACCTATACCTACCTATACAATATCATTGCCAACCCCCCTAATCGGTAAGTCGAGCATGACAAACGCACGTGGGTATGGCAAAGGCATAAAAATGTCACCACTATTACCGTGTTACAATTCTACAGGGTGTGGTTCCTATATAAATAAACTATTTTCCACCCAAGAAACACTTGTTGTCGACCTATTTAGCAACATGTTCGTAAAACTGGTAAGTAAAGTGAACTCGAAAGCTCTAgcatgattaaaaattttaataatcgaGTGGTGCAGTGATTTTTGGACAGTGCTGTATACTAAATGGATTTATATGGTGTTAAAAAGAAACGAAGAGTTGTGTTTTGTGCTGAGGAATCTGCATGTATTCATTGTGGAATCTGTGCTGGATATCTATGGAGTGCTAatgcaaaattgaattattgaaaagaaaacatttgttGTTTGCCTTTtaatgtgaaatgtcccaaaacaTAGGAAATGCCGGCaggattgaaatattttcagtccctgcaaattttataaaaagcggtagtaaaagtttttaaatctcaaaaattccaaatagaaaaagtaaaaactttcaaatgtATGAACTTCACAAAAATCgaacgaattttttaaataacataataattattaactagCCCGTTAAATTAAAGTATCCATAAAAAGCAGGTCTACCTGTTAATTAACAGATTCATCGAtttaaaaagagatttttaaaatgaggaaaaaagtATTGTTTGAAAACGAATTGACAAACGAGCACAGTCGGTGAACCaccactaattttaaaaataaatatttttaaagttaaaagagATGAATATAAGAGGAAATAACTAATCattaagtgaaaatttcaatgacaaaatacataattgctataatagaaaaaagagtaaaaaacGTATATCAATACTGCCTGAATTCTAGGTTTGTATAGCTCTGTCCTTTTCATCCGCCTGGGCCGTCTACAACGGTCCCTTGGCCGGCGGTCTTCCAGCCTCCCTCTACCCCGCAGGGGTATCACCCCAAGCCTGCCCCAACTTCCCCAACTGTGACAACCCCGCTGTAGCAGCCCATCCCACCCCCGTACAAAACCAATGGGGAGCCCCACAACAAAACAACTGGGCGCAACCGCAACAACAGTGGAACCAACCTGCCCCTGCCTGGACCCAACAACCTCAGCAACAATGGAATGCTCCACAAAACAACTGGAACCCACAACCAGTTCCTCAATGGAACCCTGGTAATCAAAATGCTTTAGACCAGGGCGGCTATACTGGTGATGGAGATTATCATGGTGAAGGTCTTGCCGAAGCTTTGGCTCCAGGGTACGAAAATGCCGGAGGATGGAGAAATTGGAATAATGGTGGGTGTAGTAAAGCagaatgtgatttttttacaaacgTAGGAAATAATGGGATTTTCAAACaacctaaatatttttacgtgAGGATATGTGTTATACGTAAATTTTCTTCTCTCACCAAAATATGCCGAAATTAACTTTAACACAAAATTATTCCCGCCATAACAATGAAAATCTTGAATGGCCTATTCCAAGTAGCACCAGATATAAAGggatttaattataaataacattgaaacaaaatttaccATCGTCATCACCGATTATTTATTCACCAGAACACCTAATTTCCATGGTGAGCCgagattttaaataacttagAATAGcatataattgattttttaatttatgtactttattaataaaacaaatatttattccaGCTCCCCAAGCAGCTCCGTCATGGAACCCAGGCCCACCAGCTGGAGTACCTGCCCACGGAGCCCAAATTCCTGCCGGAGTTGATCCAGGATCCTGCCCCAACTATCCTTTCTGTGGTTAACTTACTATCTGAGCTAGTTATCAATGCGCAAAGCACCAGCTGACAACATGTAAATAAATTCTAGGGGTTTCAGGATTTTGCATagatagagtactattttttgcaTCCTGCTTAcgtttttacgaaaaatctCAATCTGAATAAATATTGCAATGGCATTTCTAGgacaaaatttccaattagcAAAAATATTGGACTAGTGTGACGTGTGATCACTTCATATTATTTTGTGTGaatgtaacatttttataataaaacatctatttatttaaaaaaaaaatttgctctTTCTACGTATTTTCAATCACGTTTTACTTTTTACATTACCTCCATTGCTACACGCATTCGCAACGCGGAAAACGTTCAATCAAATTTTCCCATAAAGTTAATTCTCCTAGGTGTGGCGAAAAGAATACATTGCTGCCCAAGGCCGTGGTCACCAGTGGTCAGTGCTAAGATCAGGAATATATTAAAACCAAACAGGCGCTTAATTAGACCTTACGTGTCTTGAACATGAACTCGTATCGTTTTTACGCTATAAGACGGACGCAAAACAGTTCGCagaaaaacaaagaaacaccTTTTAGTTCcatattttgcatatttcagGCGGGAGGGTCTTGatttgattttcaatattgCGTGTTCTAAAGTTTATGGGAAATGGGTTTAAATGATACATGaagaaataaattgtaatACAGTTCTGACCTCATTGTTATTTGCAACAACTTTACCTTTCGATTGTTAGGGcctgttcatttttttatatttgaaatgttttactTTTACTTAAGTGCTAAACGACTAGCAATAGGAAAAGGTAAAATCAAGCTCAAATCAAATCATTGAAGttcggaaatttaatttttaatacaatttgtAACTTATTCATGCGGGAGGCGATGATGGTTTCATAAACAAGGCtaacttgaatttttaatctGGCTTTGAGCTTGTGGAAATTATCACGATAGTACAAACGCGCAACACCGACTCGGATCCGATAACGACTGATGACAATACTGATAGCTGACAAAGGACCTAGGAAAACTGAAGCGACTGTTTTCTGACTAGCCCTGtatctaaaaatgtaaaataaaaattcattaagcAGAAACTATTGTCCTACTGTAGTCACTTCAGATTTgtttctaaaacaaaaatagatCAATACCTACGTCAGCAGTTTTAATCTTCGAATAGTAATaacagaattatttttcacaaattcaacaaaatcggATGATTTCCTGTGGAAAAAGTTTcggtttcaaaaaatacaagaaaaggtGGTGCTATATTCTCTGCCGCGGGCACTTTTGTCAAGTTTTTAAtcgagaaataaatttgatgcCGATGAATTCGTATTTTGCACAAAACGCTGCACAATaccttaataataataactcaAGTATTTTCCAACTATCCCTATATTAGGAAACCTTTCGTATATAAATTAAGGGTATAAAATTGGAATGGCAATACCAGTATGTCGGTAAAACATTAACATAACATAAATgctataagaaataataatttacattaagGCAAAATTAAACTGAATCGATCCCATTTCAATAGCTgactaaaattaatatgttataCAAATAAATAGGCAAATCGGCCAAGCTTAGTGCAACGGCTAACCAGACATAACCAATTTCACAAATTCTTCATAATTCACATTTCCTTGAGAATCTTCCTGACCTTGAAGCAATTCTCCGACCTGaaagaaaattgcaattaGCAGTGACGATATTATTCAGGATGTCAACCCTTAAACGGCGTATTCTACAtgtaaaaatactaaattgataaataaacatatgccCTGCAATGCTCCTTAGCGGAATACGGCCTCTTGAAGGCGGTTAC
The sequence above is a segment of the Euwallacea fornicatus isolate EFF26 chromosome 16, ASM4011564v1, whole genome shotgun sequence genome. Coding sequences within it:
- the LOC136343866 gene encoding uncharacterized protein isoform X1, with translation MTNARGYGKGIKMSPLLPCYNSTGCGSYINKLFSTQETLVVDLFSNMFVKLVCIALSFSSAWAVYNGPLAGGLPASLYPAGVSPQACPNFPNCDNPAVAAHPTPVQNQWGAPQQNNWAQPQQQWNQPAPAWTQQPQQQWNAPQNNWNPQPVPQWNPGNQNALDQGGYTGDGDYHGEGLAEALAPGYENAGGWRNWNNAPQAAPSWNPGPPAGVPAHGAQIPAGVDPGSCPNYPFCG
- the LOC136343866 gene encoding uncharacterized protein isoform X2, producing the protein MTNARGYGKGIKMSPLLPCYNSTGCGSYINKLFSTQETLVVDLFSNMFVKLVCIALSFSSAWAVYNGPLAGGLPASLYPAGVSPQACPNFPNCDNPAVAAHPTPVQNQWGAPQQNNWAQPQQQWNQPAPAWTQQPQQQWNAPQNNWNPQPVPQWNPAPQAAPSWNPGPPAGVPAHGAQIPAGVDPGSCPNYPFCG